The sequence below is a genomic window from Humulus lupulus chromosome 3, drHumLupu1.1, whole genome shotgun sequence.
taacatgtcatctactttgtTAGACTGAGAAATctgaaatgaaaaaaatattgatgtcaAATAGATTTCATATACTAAATGATAATGTAAACTTGTATCTTTGCTTTAGAGTGTAACCTTGTCATAAACCATAGGGGGAACCCTTCAGAATGTCGATTCCAAAGCAAAGTTTGATTATCCTTCAAGTTTTTGTGCATTTCTTTTAGCTCATCCATATGGATATTGAGAAATGGTGCTACAATATCTGAGTTGAATAACACATATCGGTGGGCTATCGCTATATCCCCTTGGTCAAGTTCAAAAAATTCTCTAGATGATAGTGGATTTTCTTCAACTTCAGtactatcttgattatcattATGCTTCAAAAAGGTCTCACAAAAGCATACACATTCAACAGAAAGATAGAGATTTGCAATACATCCTTCTGGTCATGCATAATTTGATAAaaatcctttcaatactttcatatatatctcaaaatggtacatccatcgaaattgaaCCGGACCACAAAGTCTGACTTCTCGTGCTAAATGGacaaccaagtgaatcattggatcaaagaaaGAGGTGGGAAATATTCTTCCAGTTGTAGACAATTTCTGCAGATTCTAATTCCAATTTTATAATCTCCTCGTTATCAACCACACGTTGACACAATTCATGGAAAAACCTACAAAGTCGAAGGATTTTCTCTCTGCATCCTTCATCCATTAAACCCCTTATGGCAACAACTAACAATTGCTGCATAATTACATGACAGTCATGAGATTTAAGTCTTGTTAGCTTATGATTCTCCATATCTACACAATTGCTAATCTTAGAACTATATCCATAAggcaatttcaagtcaaatagTCTCTAACAAAACAACTTCTTATCTGATTTTGACAAAGTgtaaactgtaacgacccgaattcgctaataaggcttaagggccttgattagtgtgcctggagggcataatgggatttgtgTGTGTgcctttaatgagtaaaatgcatgattatgatttaaagcatgttatatgactatttgactatttgagatgcatgactatgtgtactagtatgcatgtagacctgattgtgttagaaagggcataattataatttggccattttgggcatgactgtgttgatatctgtgatctgtgactcgagacgatcctagaatgagcgggttagaggaaaagtcaaagcgggaatttatacccggcttaggtcaagcctggggagtttaaatgggaatttggaaaatatattgaggttaatcttgatgatgaggaatgtatatttggtgattaatcaggtattgggtagcaagcgggaaattattagagacactcgaggaattagtgggaattgggtaaaatgactaaaatggccctacatggacaaaaaggtttagaattaatagggagggcattttggtctttaggctttttagagataagttaaatgaagctttatatttagtgggattggtagaataGAGTTACAAGgctgagaaaaagaaagaaagaaagaaggaagaaaaagaaaagagagaaaaacagtgtgggttttcttcaaaggatcggtttgtggttctcccaccatttcccttcatttttcttggagctaagctcagtggtgagctagcataggctgagcatcaaggatcctaagctagacttgaagattggcaagggattagcaagaacacatcaaacattgaggtaagtttttagaagtttcagttttagggtttgactggtttgagatgtgtatctaagctgaattgatggggattttaggggaattcaggccaaggttgagaaggagcaagctaaggaggtctagggtttaactcaaggtcgaatttccatccacggtatgatttctaagtctttaactttgatgtttgactgaatttctgggtttagggttcattatggtagatcttgagttttgggttgcttgagcatGGGTTATGAGTTATTGGGATGCTtaggatgagtgtgaggtgttgataagtttgtttttgggtttgggaaagatttggacaagtttggggttgaaatggttgaaagaaatcgcagaaaacgaaTTTGGGTGTTGtcagtctgcaactagcgctacagcgctagtcattgggcgctgtagcgctaggccctgtttctggggatgtttggttctgcttgtagcgctatagcgccctctttagagtgctgtagcgctgcactgttcccagaaaaggggtttttgggctatttttgagggattttgacctagggttcgggccCCGATTTCACCACTTTGTTttgtgagcgctagggctcgagtgggatcgtgcttgaggagtcaggtgatcaaagctatcgaattgaaaggtaagaaaaccgtagcacccgagaatagggcatgggcccacagtgctattgcagggcatggccctagattgtattacgtgcgaATGTATGACCttagatgaattattatatgtttgaatgattatttcgaaatgtattatatgtgtgattataatgaaatgaacggctaaggccaagagtggcgaaggctgagaacggccttggggccggaagtaacacttagcacatggagtgcttatagccagggtgggacccaatggatacatgagttatccttacggtaaggaccgagaccccaggctttggtaaggcctctggggcggcaaggctgtgcttgttcagtctgatggttttcctatttatcagtggattatatgtcagctatattttatgcatatgttaaatattgtatgagttttcttgctgggcttcggcccacgggtgctctgtgttgcaggtaaaagcaaagagtcagtcaactggccatgagtatggagagcgtgggggcggcgcgtacatgttcggcctgctcgactgctttggttggtggtgttttgaatatggctgtattaacctattcttttaatagttaatcaagtgtaaatctatttttgagttgtaaatattttgtaaaccttattttgggatcccggatgtttgatacttaatgttttcaaagaaactaagcattttcaaagattacagccctaacctctggtttagtcacacttttggttttagaaacctcgtagaatCAGTTAGTAgcacaatttttattttaaactcacttagtaacggctctaaggtggtagggcgttGCATAAACTGCAGTAGGAAGACGAGTAATTCCTTCTTCTTCATATGGGTGGAGATGAGTCATAATGCCCATCTCTGTCAAATCTAATCTCGAGTTGTAatgatctttagattttcccttgcAATCCAACAATGTGTTAAgaatgctttcacaaacatttttttcaacatgcataacatccaaGTTGTGACGAACAACCAAGATCTCCCAATAAGGGAGCCTAAAAAAATTTGACTTTTTCTTCCATCCTTTATCAAACTCTGAACCACGACCCCTCTTTCTATCCTTGCCAAAATCATTAGTGAATTCACTTAATTACTCAGCTACTTCAACACCTATTAATATTGTTGGACATTGTGgtgctctttcccttgccctaacagttgtatatttcttctttcgATATGGGTGATGTTGGGGAAGAAATCGAATATGATTGCAAAAAGACATCTTCTTACAatgcttcaaccaaacaacatttgagtTCTCTCCACATATAGGACAACCATACTTCCCTTTAGTCGCACATCCAACTAAGTTTCCATAAGGtggaaaatcatttatggtccataACAGCATGgcctttaaattaaaaaaattctttCTAGAAGCAACATATGTATACACACCATTCCACAATTCTAGTAACTCATCTATTAAAGGCTCCAAATTAACATCTATGTCTTTCTGATGGCTgtcgtataccacaacaaatttaacaatggtttttctttcaatacttccaattatttcagtataatagcaagcacaggtcgaacccacgagggctatcgttcactttattattcaaaagataaaaattaataaagaaggggattttgatttttaaatcaaaattaaataacataaactagaaagcaaataaagattgatattacgatattaagaaacagttaaaggttaatctccaccctcaacaatcattcataatcactaataataaatattattccaatttctcaattaaactattaaccccgcagataatgctgaagcagacaattatctcagtctccctattataagtaatcaaggcggagcgctcaataattaactcttttatctaagcaacaaatctatgaagcatacaatcaatttaacatagataaagaattaagtcctatggaaacaagttaatctaggcaataaattaatgaagcatataattcatttaacctatattctatttttcatcacaatcaacaattcttttgacataactatcaattgcaattgatcacatacacttagaatcctattcaattaggtgagtagtaattctaagatgacaattgaataatgtaaaaccttaattagttggtcacctaacaagaaatcacaaaattcatagcattcaattagaaaaatagaaataatttaatattgagagaaattaaagaatgatattcattatcaacaatcaagaattcatgtcttgggttttgaattaacccttaacctaaaaagaacctactccataatagtaatcataatcacaaacataattataattaaaattaaagtgattaagggaagaaaagaaactagattgaagaacaaaagtaatgtagtcttctcttcagccctttctcagtctttttctctcctaaaccGTAATAAAATAAACTCCtctaaaattaaccctaataatcctttatagtctcaattaaattctaattaaaaagtaataaaaaatctgaaaacgacATCGCAAGCCGCGGCCTGGAAAATGCGAATCGCGGCCTAGAACAAAATCTGTGCATAAATTGGTTACTCAGGCAGTGACCTGAAAAAACTAAGCAGCGGcctgtttggaaaaaaataattcTGAAACTCCAATTCAATTTAAAGTACCGTGGCCTAAGTTTTATGAGTCGCGACCTaccttcaatttcttcaattcttgatcttagaTAGCTTGTACGTCGCCGCCACTTCAACATTTAAATCTCGAAagcttggaatactcctaaaactttattttaactacacttgccatcaaaatgtcaaatttatcatcataaaatgcaatgtagaaaatatgttgtagaatcacgaaattaagttaaaactattaaaaatgctatcataacaccatctaagcatataaaaacttaacaaatattaatacaaaaatgaccttttcaaattcccccacacttgaatattgctagtcccttagaaaaacactaaaataacaaaataaaaaaaacaaactaaTCTAGACTCACTAAACAAAGGTCTTGTCAAAAGCTTGAATGTCTTTGAGAATCACACAAAGAAGTAATGCCAaaacaattcagattttcatactctttagaatttcaactccatatgtaatttaccatttgattttcaaaaataatttattaagcacttaatcacaacaccaactcaaatgcatcaaatttaatccatacttgccaaatcattttcttttaaatcagtccctatataccaaaatgtttttcaatgaaaaccatccactccatagacattaaccaataattctccactaatataaacacaccatgatcaaaaatcaaaaggtctttataggtttgtaatgtaaggctaaggttaagggtagttgggaaagatacatttaagctcaaatcacCATAGAATACATCAATTTCATTCTTTGAACTTGCcccaaattttcccatacaattcaagaaatCCCTATTTTTTTCTTACACTTCTTTCCATAATGATCTCACTATTTCCACCACACTTATTCTTTTGCAAAATTTGcatataagaatttttttttttaatttttattttcattgcaaatcttttttttttcttttgttttgttttttattttcataatagTCCAAGGAGAGAAATAGACATCATACACAAACTACAACCAAACAAATAACCCATAAGTATTtcccgtttttttttttttacaaaccaTCTCTCAAGATCAAATCATATATATAACCATGGTGCAATGGGATAcaataaagaaatatatattttttcaatgagGTATATGGTCAAAAAATTTGGTTCATAGAAGAAAAGTAACAGATGTCATGGCTCAAACATGGGAAACTAGGGATTATCATATAATAGATTGGCTTGAACGACTCAAACAATCCAAAAgactgccttaatcatcttcctaatcttGTGTACTTATGATTTCACCTCAAACAATTgatcaatgatttctagagtggttgggacttcaaatttttatttttttcaacaagcataaatctTTTCCAACACATTTAAGTGGTGAATTCAATCATGCATAGAgcgaaaaaaaaacataaatcaaaatagcaattcacATAGGAGTCAAGCACACAAATCATACAAAATTCCTCATTGTCTAACATCACTTTAAGCACAATTCAAAGTTTCATCATCGACCAATGCTTTCAACAAGACCAAGACAACTGAACTTAAATTTAAAGACAAATACTAATAGAcactaaataaaacaaaaataacaaaaagtTAACAAAGACATGACAAAACAGAAAATTTCCTTCCCCCACACTTCAACAGTACATTGTCCTCAATAGACTTaggaaaatagaaaataaagtgagaagagaagaaagaaaaactcccTCATAACAAGCTACTCCTCAGGAATATCCATATCTGCAGCGCCAGCAACATCCTCATCATAAGGGGCTTGATATGGCACCATGGGCATGGGAACCGGTGGTGGGTATGGTTGCAACCAAGTAGGAGCAGGTGGATATCTAAACATATCCACATTCAAACGAGCCTGATCCATCCTATAACAAATATCCTGATAGCTCGCATATTCCCCAAACCTCTAGTTGTGATCCAGGATATGTTGAGTATTGGCCCGAATATCAAGTCGACCATAATAAACCTCTTACTCCAAAGCTTGCAAATGTTGTTGAGTGGTTCTTCTACTATCGTTCAGAGGGGGAACAGGCGCCGGAATAGAAGATTGGCCTTGATCATTAACTTGAACAACAGTTTTTCCCTTCAATCGATCAAGGGTATTATGATCAATAATGCACAATGGATGTACTTTGTCTTCAGACTCATCCCAAGGAACACCCGCCTTCTTACATAACATAGTGATCAATGAGGGAACACAATATACATTCGATACTTGGCTCATACTTCGGATGATGGAACCCTGAATAATTTGCCCCACATTAATTGTTCTGTCAGTGAGAATAACATAAAGGAGAATTGCTTCATGAATATCAACATGACCAAGTTGGGCTGTCGTCATTAATTTTGCCCCCATGAACCGCTGCCAAGCTTTTGTATTGCTATCCAGATAAGTGGCTTTGATGTAGCGAGGAGCCCCAATATTATATAAAGTCCATACAGCACCCGGCATTGCAATTTCATCAATAATAGCTTGATGATTAAAATTATCTTTAACTAAACCATATTCATCACGTTGAAAGTGTGGTAGCTCGTAATAGCTATTAATATCAGATGCTTTGAATGACACTTTCACACCTCTCACTTTCACCTTGTAATTTTCATGAGCCACAACGTTGGCATAAAAAACACGAACAATAGGACCAATGCCAGGTTTAGGATGAGCACATAGTTTTTCCCAACCCCAAGACTCAATTTGATGCATGAGGAAAGGTTGATCATTATGCATGTAAAGATCAAATCCTCACTCAGGGACCCACGCCTTGTCATGAGTAATGGCATTCATGTAACTCTCATAGGCCTCGATAGACACAAATCTTTGGGGTCATAGGGAATTGGCATCGATGAAGAAGCTTGATTCCTATTTGTCTTTGGAGCCATGGCTgtccaaaaattagaaaaatgaagaacaagaacccaaaagcaccattgtTAGTCATTAAAAGATTAAGAGAAAAACATCACAATGGCCAACATTGATCCATACCAAAGTTTAAATGCCCCCAATTTCGGGGTCAAAGTGACACAATGCATCAACTCAACTCCTACATAACAAATTCTAACTCACCCCAATAACACTCATACACCAACCATATACTCCATTCCTCACAAGCTTTTTATCAACCACATAGAGTGCAGAAAAATACCATCTCCAaaaaattatagaccatgaaGTAAAACTTCCCAAAAATCAAAATTTCCATGAATTAATAATCAAAGTAATGTAAAAGACATTGATTACCAAAATAAACAACCACACAAATGTTTCCAAAATTCACCACACTTCAATTGTTCAATTGACAAAACAAATACTTTTCACAATTTGAAAAAAATTGATCAAAGAAAAACTTACTTGATGAAAGTAATGAATGTGAATGCAAACCTCCTTggattatatatatgaaatgtatAGGAAATGCAGAAAACAAAATGGGATGTGTGAATTTTGGATTAGTATTGAAGAATAAAGGTGGAGATGTGCTTATGGAGTAAcggaggaagaaagaaagaaatgggtAGAATGAATTAGGGTGATGGTGATGgaaaaagaataaagaaaacAAGGGGAAATGGAGGAATTGATGTGGGTTTTGTGATGAGAATTatgggaaaaagaagaaagaggaaTGGGGGTTTCTTTGTGAGTTTTAGAGAAATGATGAAATGGAGTTTTTAAATATAACTTGTATGCTGAAATTGTAGGCCGCGGCCTATTAAATGTGTGTCGTGGCCAATGAACAAACCTGACGCTGCTTCCCCTACTTTTTCTGAAAAACTCTCGTGTGCCGCGGCCTACAAAATGTGTGCTGTGGCCTAGGAAAGACGTGCCGTGAAGCTTGTTTGTCTCACATTCCGTTCGTAGGTCGCGGCTTGCAAAGTGCGTGCCGCGGCCTGCAAACTCCTGAAGCATTTTTTTCAGAAAAGGGccttttttttcaaactttttcatttttttcacgattttcacggttTGAATTACagaaattaaactaaaattacctcaacaaaaacaaaaaataaaaacataatgtTCAAttcaaataaagaaaataaaaatgaaaataaactaatttacaaagtAGCTAAGTTTATTGTCGCTAGCTCGACTTGATGCTTCGTTCATCAACATATATCGGGTCAATGAGGTGAATCACAGCAGCTTGTTCTTTCTCCATTGATTCATAATATGGCTTtaatctctgaccattcaccttgaaTGACTTTCCGGTACTTGGACTTACAACTTCGACCGCTCCATGAGGAAAAACCTTGGTAACAGTGAACGGACCTAACCAGCGAGACTTCAACTTCCCAGGAAAAATTTTAAGGCGAGAGTGATACATGAGATCTTTCTGACCTTCCACAAAACTCTTCCGAAGAATATGTTTGTCATGAAAAGCTTTGGTTTTCTCCTTGTAGATTCTCGAgctctcatatgcttcattgcgTATTTCTTCTAGCTCATGCAATTGAAGCATTCGTTGTTGTCCTACAACAACCATGTCCATGTTACACTTCTTTATAGCCCACCAAGCCTTATGCTCTAGCTCTACAGGTAGATGGCAAGGCTTCCCATACACCAACTAATATGCTGACATACCGATAGGTATTTTATATGCCATACGATATGCCCACAAGGCATCATCAAGCCTTGTACTCTAATCTTTCCAGTTTGGATTTACAGTTTTCTCAAGAATCAATTTGATTTCATGATTAGAAACCTCCGCTTGCTCGTTGGCTTATGGATGATAAGCAACTGTCGCCTTGTGAGTTACATTATAGCGTCGAAACAATGCTTCTATACTCTTGTTACAAAATTGAGTGCCTCGATCACTAAGTATAGCCTTAGGTGTaccaaaacacacaaaaatattgGAGCGAATGAAATCCACTACTGTTTTTGAATTATCCGTTCTAGTTGCaattgcttccacccatttacaCACGTAGTCCACTGCCAAAAGAATATATTCATGGCCGAAAGAGGATGGAAACGATCCCATGAAATCCATACCCCAAACATAAAAAATCTCAAGAATTAAAATAGGAGTTTGAGGCATTCGATCACATGCCTTACAATAAGCATAAGAATCTTTGAAAATTGTGGGCCAATAGAAACCGCTGTCGAATATCTTATGAGCTGTCCTCTTAGGTTCAAAGTGTCCACCACAAGCATAAGCATGACAAAAAGCA
It includes:
- the LOC133825378 gene encoding uncharacterized protein LOC133825378 — its product is MDMVVVGQQRMLQLHELEEIRNEAYESSRIYKEKTKAFHDKHILRKSFVEGQKDLMYHSRLKIFPGKLKSRWLGPFTVTKVFPHGAVEVVSPSTGKSFKVNGQRLKPYYESMEKEQAAVIHLIDPIYVDERSIKSS